Proteins encoded in a region of the Panthera tigris isolate Pti1 chromosome B2, P.tigris_Pti1_mat1.1, whole genome shotgun sequence genome:
- the MTRF1L gene encoding peptide chain release factor 1-like, mitochondrial isoform X2 — MPKTNNSAEASEETDENDLILEVTAGVGGQEAMLFTSEMFDMYQQYAAFKRWHFETLEYFPSEIGGLRHASASIGGVEAYKHLKFEGGVHRVQRVPKTEKQGRIHTSTMTVAILPQPTEINLVINPKDLRIDTKRASGAGGQHVNTTDSAVRIVHLPTGVVSECQQERSQLKNREMAMKKLRAKLYSMHLEEETNKRYSARKIQVGTKGRSEKIRTYNFPQNRVTDHRINKSLHDLETFMQGEYLLDELVQSLKDYADYESLVEIISKT; from the exons AtgccaaaaacaaataactcagctGAAGCATCAG aagaaacagatgaaaatgatTTGATCCTGGAGGTAACTGCAGGAGTTGGGGGTCAGGAGGCAATGTTGTTTACATCAGAGATGTTCGATATGTATCAGCAATATGCTGCATTTAAAAGATGGCATTTTGAAACCCTGGAATATTTTCCAAGTGAAATAG GTGGCCTTAGACATGCGTCTGCCAGCATTGGGGGTGTAGAGGCCTATAAGCACCTAAAATTTGAAGGTGGTGTACACAGAGTACAAAGAGTGCCAAAAACGGAGAAGCAAGGTCGCATCCATACCAGCACCATGACTGTGGCAATCTTACCCCAACCAACCGAG ATCAATCTGGTAATTAATCCCAAAGATTTGAGAATTGATACTAAACGAGCCAGTGGAGCTGGAGGACAGCATGTAAATACCACGGACAGTGCTGTCCGGATAGTTCATCTTCCAACAG GTGTTGTTTCTGAATGCCAACAAGAGAGATCTCAACTGAAAAATAGAGAGATGGCTATGAAAAAGCTACGTGCAAAACTGTACAGCATGCAtctagaagaagaaacaaataaaagatacAGTGCTAGAAAGATTCAg GTTGGAACCAaaggaaggtcagagaaaatAAGAACATATAATTTTCCACAGAACCGGGTCACAGATCACAGAATAAATAAGTCACTTCATGATCTTGAAACTTTTATGCAAGGGGAATATCTACTGGATGAACTTGTACAGTCATTGAAGGACTACGCTGATTATGAATCTTTAgtagaaattatttccaaaacgtaa